One part of the Equus caballus isolate H_3958 breed thoroughbred chromosome 30, TB-T2T, whole genome shotgun sequence genome encodes these proteins:
- the KIF21B gene encoding kinesin-like protein KIF21B isoform X5 — translation MAGQGDCCVKVAVRIRPQLSKEKIEGCHICTSVTPGEPQVLLGKDKAFTYDFVFDLDTWQERIYSTCVDKLIEGCFDGYNATVLAYGQTGAGKTYTMGTGFDMATSEEEQGIIPRAIAHLFGGIAERKRRAQEQGVTGPEFKVSAQFLELYNEEILDLFDSTRDPDARHRRSNIKIHEDANGGIYTTGVTSRLINSQEELIQCLKQGALSRTTASTQMNVQSSRSHAIFTIHLCQMRVCTQPDLVNEAVAGLPEGTAPAPEYETLTAKFHFVDLAGSERLKRTGATGERAKEGISINCGLLALGNVISALGDQSKKVVHVPYRDSKLTRLLQDSLGGNSQTIMIACVSPSDRDFMETLNTLKYANRARNIKNKVVVNQDKTSQQISALRAEIARLQMELMEYKAGKRVIGEDGAEGYSDLFRENAMLQKENGALRLRVKAMQEAIDAINNRVTQLMSQEANLLLAKAGDGNEAIGTLIQNYIREIEELRTKLLESEAMNESLRRSLSRASARSPYSLGGSPAAPAFGGSPASSMEDASEVIRRAKQDLERLKKKEVRQRRKSPEKEAFKKRAKLQQENSEETDENEAEAEEEEEERDESGCEEEEGREDEDEDSGSEESLVDSDSDPEEKEVNFQADLADLTCEIEIKQKLIDELENSQRRLQTLKHQYEEKLILLQNKIRDTQLERDRVLQNLSTMECYTEEKANKIKADYEKRLREMNRDLQKLQAAQKEHARLLKNQSRYERELKKLQAEVAEMKKAKVALMKQMREEQQRRRLVETKRNREIAQLKKEQRRQEFQIRALESQKRQQELVLRRKTQEVSALRRLAKPMSERVAGRAGLKPPMLDSGAEVSASTTSSEAESGARSVSSIVRQWNRKINHFLGDHPAATVNGTRPARKKFQKKGASQSFSKAARLKWQSLERRIIDIVMQRMTIVNLEADMERLIKKREELFLLQEALRRKRERLQAESPEEEKGLQELAEEIEVLAANIDYINDSITDCQATIVQLEETKEELDSTDTSVVISSCSLAEARLLLDNFLKASIDKGLQVAQKEAQIRLLEGRLRQTDIAGSSQNHLLLDALREKAETNPELQALIYNVQQENGYASTDEEISEFSEGSFSQSFTMKGSTSHDDFKFKGEPKLSAQMKAVSAECLGPPLDVSTKNITKSLASLVEIKEDGAGLSLRDQYYRDKVSRTISLPTRGSTFPRQSRGTETSPLTRRKSYDRGQPIRGIITPVGGAKGARTAPLQCVSMAEGHTKPILCLDATDELLFTGSKDRSCKMWNLVTGQEIAALKGHPNNVVSIKFCSHSGLVFSVSTSYIKVWDIRDSAKCIRTLTSSGQVTSGDACAATSTRAIASAQGEHQINQIALSPSGTMLYAASGNAVRIWELSRFQPVGKLTGHIGPVMCLTVTQTASQHDLVVTGSKDHYVKMFELGECVAGTIGPTHNFEPPHYDGIECLAIQGDILFSGSRDNGIKKWDLEQQELIQQIPNAHKDWVCALAFVPGRPMLLSACRAGVIKVWNVDNFTPIGEIKGHDSPINAICTNAKHIFTASSDCRVKLWNYVPGLTPCLPRRVLAIKGRATTLP, via the exons GATCCGGCCTCAGCTGTCAAAGGAGAAGATTGAGGGCTGTCACATCTGCACCTCGGTCACCCCGGGGGAGCCCCAGGTCCTCCTGGGGAAGGACAAGGCCTTCACCTATGACTTTGTCTTCGACCTGGACACCTGGCAGGAGCGGATCTACTCGACCTGTGTGGACAAGCTCATCGAGGGCTGCTTTGACGGCTACAATGCCACGGTGCTGGCCTACGGGCAG ACGGGGGCCGGGAAGACATACACCATGGGCACCGGCTTCGACATGGCCACGTCGGAGGAGGAGCAGGGCATCATTCCGAGGGCCATCGCCCACCTCTTTGGGGGCATTGCTGAGCGCAAGCGGCGGGCACAGGAGCAGGGCGTGACTGGGCCTGAGTTCAAAGTCAGCGCTCAGTTCCTGGAG CTCTACAACGAGGAGATCCTTGACCTGTTCGACAGTACCCGTGACCCCGACGCCCGCCACCGCCGGTCCAACATCAAGATCCACGAGGATGCCAACGGGGGCATCTACACCACGGGTGTCACCTCCCGCCTCATCAACTCCCAGGAGGAG ctgaTCCAGTGCCTGAAGCAGGGGGCCCTGTCGCGCACTACGGCCAGCACCCAGATGAACGTGCAGAGCTCCCGCTCCCACGCCATCTTCACCATCCACCTGTGCCAGATGCGCGTGTGCACCCAGCCCGACCTG GTGAATGAGGCGGTGGCCGGGCTCCCTGAGGGCACAGCTCCTGCGCCGGAGTATGAGACACTCACGGCCAAGTTTCACTTCGTGGACCTGGCCGGCTCCGAGCGGCTGAAGCGGACGGGGGCCACCGGCGAGCGGGCCAAGGAAGGCATCTCCATCAACTGCGGCCTG CTGGCCTTGGGCAACGTGATCAGTGCCTTGGGGGACCAGAGCAAGAAGGTGGTGCATGTGCCCTACAGGGACTCCAAGCTCACCCGGCTCCTCCAGGACTCACTGGGGGGCAACAG CCAGACCATCATGATCGCCTGCGTGAGCCCCTCGGACCGCGACTTCATGGAGACGCTCAACACACTGAAATACGCCAATCGGGCCCGCAACATCAAGAACAAGGTGGTGGTGAACCAGGACAAGACCAGCCAGCAGATCAGCGCGCTGCGGGCCGAGATCGCACGCCTGCAGATGGAGCTGATGGAGTACAAGGCG ggcAAGCGAGTAATTGGGGAGGACGGTGCCGAGGGCTACAGTGACCTGTTCCGGGAGAATGCCATGCTGCAGAAGGAGAACGGGGCGCTGCGCCTGCGGGTGAAGGCCATGCAGGAGGCCATCGATGCCATCAACAACCGCGTCACCCAGCTCATGAGCCAGGAGGCCAACCTGCTCCTGGCCAAGGCCG GCGATGGCAACGAGGCCATTGGTACCCTGATCCAGAACTACATCCGGGAGATTGAGGAGCTACG GACGAAGCTCCTGGAGAGTGAGGCCATGAACGAGTCCCTGCGTCGCAGCCTCTCTCGGGCCTCGGCTCGGAGCCCCTACTCCCTGGGTGGGTCTCCCGCTGCGCCGGCCTTCGGGGGCAGCCCGGCCAGCTCCATGGAAGATGCCTCCGAGGTGATCCGCAGGGCCAAGCAGGACCTGGAGAGGCTCAAGAAGAAGGAGGTCAGGCAGCGGAGGAAGAG CCCAGAGAAGGAGGCCTTCAAAAAGAGGGCGAAACTCCAGCAGGAGAACAGCGAGGAGACCGATGAGAACGAGGCTGAGGCCGAGGAG gaggaggaggagcgagACGAGAGcggctgtgaggaggaggaggggcgtGAGGATGAAGATGAGGACTCGGGCAGCGAGGAGAGCCTGGTGGACTCGGACTCAGACCCCGAGGAGAAGG aggtGAACTTCCAGGCCGACCTGGCCGACCTGACGTGCGAGATCGAGATCAAGCAGAAGCTGATCGACGAGCTGGAGAACAGCCAGCGGCGGCTGCAGACACTGAAGCACCAGTACGAGGAGAAGCTGATTCTGCTGCAGAACAAGATCCGGGACACGCAGCTGGAGCGCGACCGCGTGCTGCAGAACCTCA GCACCATGGAGTGCTACACGGAGGAGAAGGCCAACAAGATCAAGGCGGACTACGAGAAGAGGCTGCGGGAGATGAACCGGGATCTGCAGAAGCTGCAGGCCGCGCAGAAGGAGCACGCGCGGCTGCTCAAGAACCAGTCGCGCTACGAGAGGGAGCTGAAGAAGCTGCAGGCCGAGGTGGCCGAGATGAAGAAGGCCAAG GTGGCCCTGATGAAGCAGATGCGAGAGGAACAGCAGCGGCGGCGGCTGGTAGAGACCAAGAGGAACCGTGAGATCGCCCAGCTCAAGAAGGAGCAGCGGCGACAGGAG TTTCAGATCCGAGCTCTGGAGTCGCAGAAGCGGCAGCAGGAGCTGGTCCTGAGGAGGAAAACCCAGGAG GTTTCTGCACTGAGGCGCCTGGCCAAGCCCATGTCCGAGCGGGTGGCAGGGCGTGCAGGACTGAAGCCACCCATGCTGGACTCGGGGGCGGAGGTGTCGGCCAGCACCACCTCGTCTGAGGCCGAATCGGGGGCCCGCTCTGTCTCCAGCATCGTGCGCCAGTGGAACCGCAAGATCAACCACTTCTTGGGGGACCATCCTGCGGCCACTGTCAATGGCACCCGCCCTGCCAG AAAGAAGTTCCAGAAGAAGGGGGCCAGCCAGAGCTTCAGTAAGGCCGCGAGGCTCAAGTGGCAGTCCCTCGAGCGGCGGATTATCGACATCGTCATGCAGAGGATGACCATCGTCAACCTGGAGGCCGACATGGAACGGCTCATCAAG AAAAGGGAGGAGCTGTTcctcctgcaggaggctctccgGAGAAAGCGTGAGCGGCTGCAGGCCGAGAGCccggaggaggagaaggggctaCAGGAGCTGGCAGAGGAGATCGAGGTGCTGGCGGCCAACATCGACTACATCAATGACAGCATCACCGACTGCCAGGCCACCATCGTGCAGCTGGAAGAGACCAAG GAGGAGCTGGACTCCACAGACACGTCGGTGGTCATCAGCTCCTGCTCCCTGGCCGAAGCCCGCCTCCTGCTGGACAACTTTCTCAAGGCGTCCATCGACAAG GGGCTGCAGGTGGCACAGAAGGAGGCTCAGATCCGGCTGCTGGAAGGACGGCTGAGGCAGACCGACATCGCAGGTTcctcccagaaccacctgctcctgGACGCCCTGCGCGAGAAGGCCGAGACGAATCCTGAGCTGCAGGCGCTCATCTACAACGTGCAGCAGG agAACGGCTACGCCAGCACTGATGAGGAGATCTCAGAGTTCTCGGAGGGGAG CTTCTCCCAATCGTTCACCATGAAAGGCTCCACCAGCCACGATGATTTCAAGTTCAAG GGCGAGCCCAAGCTGTCTGCCCAGATGAAGGCCGTGTCGGCCGAGTGCCTGGGGCCCCCGCTGGACGTCTCCACCAAGAACATCACCAAGTCGCTGGCCTCCCTCGTGGAGATCAAGGAAGACGGAGCGGGCCTCTCCCTCCGAGACCAGTACTACCGGGACAAGGTCTCGCGCACCATCAGCCTGCCCACCAGAGGCAGTACCTT CCCCCGGCAGTCTCGAGGCACGGAGACGTCCCCTCTGACCCGAAGGAAGTCGTATGACCGAGGACAGCCCATTAG GGGCATCATCACCCCGGTTGGAGGAGCCAAGGGTGCGCGGACGGCCCCACTGCAGTGCGTCTCCATGGCCGAGGGCCACACCAAGCCCATCCTCTGCCTGGATGCCACGGACGAGCTGCTCTTCACGGGCTCCAAAG ACCGCAGCTGTAAGATGTGGAACTTGGTCACGGGGCAGGAGATCGCAGCCCTCAAGGGCCACCCCAACAACGTGGTCTCCATCAAGTTCTGCAGCCACTCGGGCCTGGTGTTCTCCGTGTCCACCTCCTACATCAAGGTGTGGGACATCCGGGACTCGGCCAAGTGCATACGCACGCTCAC GTCCTCGGGCCAGGTGACCTCTGGTGACGCCTGTGCCGCCACGTCCACCCGCGCCATCGCCAGTGCACAGGGAGAGCACCAGATCAACCAGATTGCCCTCAGCCCTTCGGGCACCATGCTGTACGCGGCCTCCGGCAACGCCGTCCGCATCTGGGAGCTCAGCAG GTTCCAGCCCGTCGGCAAGCTGACTGGCCACATCGGCCCCGTGATGTGCCTGACCGTCACCCAGACCGCCAGCCAGCACGATCTGGTGGTGACCGGCTCCAAGGACCACTACGTTAAG ATGTTCGAGCTGGGGGAGTGCGTGGCGGGCACCATCGGCCCCACCCACAACTTCGAGCCCCCGCACTATGACGGCATCGAATGCCTCGCCATCCAGGGAGACATCCTGTTCAGCGGCTCCCGGGATAACGGCATCAAGAAGTGGGACCTGGAACAGCAGGAGCTCATCCAG CAAATCCCCAACGCACACAAGGACTGGGTGTGCGCCCTGGCCTTCGTGCCGGGCCGCCCCATGCTGCTGAGCGCCTGCCGGGCAGGCGTCATCAAGGTCTGGAACGTGGACAATTTCACGCCCATCGGGGAGATCAAGGGCCATGACAGCCCCATCAACGCCATCTGCACCAACGCCAAGCACATCTTCACCGCCTCCAG TGACTGCCGGGTAAAGTTGTGGAATTACGTCCCTGGACTCACCCCCTGCCTTCCTCGCCGAGTCCTGGCCATAAAGGGCCGCGCCACCACCTTGCCCTGa
- the KIF21B gene encoding kinesin-like protein KIF21B isoform X2 — protein sequence MAGQGDCCVKVAVRIRPQLSKEKIEGCHICTSVTPGEPQVLLGKDKAFTYDFVFDLDTWQERIYSTCVDKLIEGCFDGYNATVLAYGQTGAGKTYTMGTGFDMATSEEEQGIIPRAIAHLFGGIAERKRRAQEQGVTGPEFKVSAQFLELYNEEILDLFDSTRDPDARHRRSNIKIHEDANGGIYTTGVTSRLINSQEELIQCLKQGALSRTTASTQMNVQSSRSHAIFTIHLCQMRVCTQPDLVNEAVAGLPEGTAPAPEYETLTAKFHFVDLAGSERLKRTGATGERAKEGISINCGLLALGNVISALGDQSKKVVHVPYRDSKLTRLLQDSLGGNSQTIMIACVSPSDRDFMETLNTLKYANRARNIKNKVVVNQDKTSQQISALRAEIARLQMELMEYKAGKRVIGEDGAEGYSDLFRENAMLQKENGALRLRVKAMQEAIDAINNRVTQLMSQEANLLLAKAGDGNEAIGTLIQNYIREIEELRTKLLESEAMNESLRRSLSRASARSPYSLGGSPAAPAFGGSPASSMEDASEVIRRAKQDLERLKKKEVRQRRKSPEKEAFKKRAKLQQENSEETDENEAEAEEEEEERDESGCEEEEGREDEDEDSGSEESLVDSDSDPEEKEVNFQADLADLTCEIEIKQKLIDELENSQRRLQTLKHQYEEKLILLQNKIRDTQLERDRVLQNLSTMECYTEEKANKIKADYEKRLREMNRDLQKLQAAQKEHARLLKNQSRYERELKKLQAEVAEMKKAKVALMKQMREEQQRRRLVETKRNREIAQLKKEQRRQEFQIRALESQKRQQELVLRRKTQEVSALRRLAKPMSERVAGRAGLKPPMLDSGAEVSASTTSSEAESGARSVSSIVRQWNRKINHFLGDHPAATVNGTRPARKKFQKKGASQSFSKAARLKWQSLERRIIDIVMQRMTIVNLEADMERLIKKREELFLLQEALRRKRERLQAESPEEEKGLQELAEEIEVLAANIDYINDSITDCQATIVQLEETKEELDSTDTSVVISSCSLAEARLLLDNFLKASIDKGLQVAQKEAQIRLLEGRLRQTDIAGSSQNHLLLDALREKAETNPELQALIYNVQQENGYASTDEEISEFSEGSFSQSFTMKGSTSHDDFKFKGEPKLSAQMKAVSAECLGPPLDVSTKNITKSLASLVEIKEDGAGLSLRDQYYRDKVSRTISLPTRGSTFPRQSRGTETSPLTRRKSYDRGQPIRSTDVGFTPPSSPPTRPRSDRNVFSRLTSNQSQGSALDKGIITPVGGAKGARTAPLQCVSMAEGHTKPILCLDATDELLFTGSKDRSCKMWNLVTGQEIAALKGHPNNVVSIKFCSHSGLVFSVSTSYIKVWDIRDSAKCIRTLTSSGQVTSGDACAATSTRAIASAQGEHQINQIALSPSGTMLYAASGNAVRIWELSRFQPVGKLTGHIGPVMCLTVTQTASQHDLVVTGSKDHYVKMFELGECVAGTIGPTHNFEPPHYDGIECLAIQGDILFSGSRDNGIKKWDLEQQELIQQIPNAHKDWVCALAFVPGRPMLLSACRAGVIKVWNVDNFTPIGEIKGHDSPINAICTNAKHIFTASSDCRVKLWNYVPGLTPCLPRRVLAIKGRATTLP from the exons GATCCGGCCTCAGCTGTCAAAGGAGAAGATTGAGGGCTGTCACATCTGCACCTCGGTCACCCCGGGGGAGCCCCAGGTCCTCCTGGGGAAGGACAAGGCCTTCACCTATGACTTTGTCTTCGACCTGGACACCTGGCAGGAGCGGATCTACTCGACCTGTGTGGACAAGCTCATCGAGGGCTGCTTTGACGGCTACAATGCCACGGTGCTGGCCTACGGGCAG ACGGGGGCCGGGAAGACATACACCATGGGCACCGGCTTCGACATGGCCACGTCGGAGGAGGAGCAGGGCATCATTCCGAGGGCCATCGCCCACCTCTTTGGGGGCATTGCTGAGCGCAAGCGGCGGGCACAGGAGCAGGGCGTGACTGGGCCTGAGTTCAAAGTCAGCGCTCAGTTCCTGGAG CTCTACAACGAGGAGATCCTTGACCTGTTCGACAGTACCCGTGACCCCGACGCCCGCCACCGCCGGTCCAACATCAAGATCCACGAGGATGCCAACGGGGGCATCTACACCACGGGTGTCACCTCCCGCCTCATCAACTCCCAGGAGGAG ctgaTCCAGTGCCTGAAGCAGGGGGCCCTGTCGCGCACTACGGCCAGCACCCAGATGAACGTGCAGAGCTCCCGCTCCCACGCCATCTTCACCATCCACCTGTGCCAGATGCGCGTGTGCACCCAGCCCGACCTG GTGAATGAGGCGGTGGCCGGGCTCCCTGAGGGCACAGCTCCTGCGCCGGAGTATGAGACACTCACGGCCAAGTTTCACTTCGTGGACCTGGCCGGCTCCGAGCGGCTGAAGCGGACGGGGGCCACCGGCGAGCGGGCCAAGGAAGGCATCTCCATCAACTGCGGCCTG CTGGCCTTGGGCAACGTGATCAGTGCCTTGGGGGACCAGAGCAAGAAGGTGGTGCATGTGCCCTACAGGGACTCCAAGCTCACCCGGCTCCTCCAGGACTCACTGGGGGGCAACAG CCAGACCATCATGATCGCCTGCGTGAGCCCCTCGGACCGCGACTTCATGGAGACGCTCAACACACTGAAATACGCCAATCGGGCCCGCAACATCAAGAACAAGGTGGTGGTGAACCAGGACAAGACCAGCCAGCAGATCAGCGCGCTGCGGGCCGAGATCGCACGCCTGCAGATGGAGCTGATGGAGTACAAGGCG ggcAAGCGAGTAATTGGGGAGGACGGTGCCGAGGGCTACAGTGACCTGTTCCGGGAGAATGCCATGCTGCAGAAGGAGAACGGGGCGCTGCGCCTGCGGGTGAAGGCCATGCAGGAGGCCATCGATGCCATCAACAACCGCGTCACCCAGCTCATGAGCCAGGAGGCCAACCTGCTCCTGGCCAAGGCCG GCGATGGCAACGAGGCCATTGGTACCCTGATCCAGAACTACATCCGGGAGATTGAGGAGCTACG GACGAAGCTCCTGGAGAGTGAGGCCATGAACGAGTCCCTGCGTCGCAGCCTCTCTCGGGCCTCGGCTCGGAGCCCCTACTCCCTGGGTGGGTCTCCCGCTGCGCCGGCCTTCGGGGGCAGCCCGGCCAGCTCCATGGAAGATGCCTCCGAGGTGATCCGCAGGGCCAAGCAGGACCTGGAGAGGCTCAAGAAGAAGGAGGTCAGGCAGCGGAGGAAGAG CCCAGAGAAGGAGGCCTTCAAAAAGAGGGCGAAACTCCAGCAGGAGAACAGCGAGGAGACCGATGAGAACGAGGCTGAGGCCGAGGAG gaggaggaggagcgagACGAGAGcggctgtgaggaggaggaggggcgtGAGGATGAAGATGAGGACTCGGGCAGCGAGGAGAGCCTGGTGGACTCGGACTCAGACCCCGAGGAGAAGG aggtGAACTTCCAGGCCGACCTGGCCGACCTGACGTGCGAGATCGAGATCAAGCAGAAGCTGATCGACGAGCTGGAGAACAGCCAGCGGCGGCTGCAGACACTGAAGCACCAGTACGAGGAGAAGCTGATTCTGCTGCAGAACAAGATCCGGGACACGCAGCTGGAGCGCGACCGCGTGCTGCAGAACCTCA GCACCATGGAGTGCTACACGGAGGAGAAGGCCAACAAGATCAAGGCGGACTACGAGAAGAGGCTGCGGGAGATGAACCGGGATCTGCAGAAGCTGCAGGCCGCGCAGAAGGAGCACGCGCGGCTGCTCAAGAACCAGTCGCGCTACGAGAGGGAGCTGAAGAAGCTGCAGGCCGAGGTGGCCGAGATGAAGAAGGCCAAG GTGGCCCTGATGAAGCAGATGCGAGAGGAACAGCAGCGGCGGCGGCTGGTAGAGACCAAGAGGAACCGTGAGATCGCCCAGCTCAAGAAGGAGCAGCGGCGACAGGAG TTTCAGATCCGAGCTCTGGAGTCGCAGAAGCGGCAGCAGGAGCTGGTCCTGAGGAGGAAAACCCAGGAG GTTTCTGCACTGAGGCGCCTGGCCAAGCCCATGTCCGAGCGGGTGGCAGGGCGTGCAGGACTGAAGCCACCCATGCTGGACTCGGGGGCGGAGGTGTCGGCCAGCACCACCTCGTCTGAGGCCGAATCGGGGGCCCGCTCTGTCTCCAGCATCGTGCGCCAGTGGAACCGCAAGATCAACCACTTCTTGGGGGACCATCCTGCGGCCACTGTCAATGGCACCCGCCCTGCCAG AAAGAAGTTCCAGAAGAAGGGGGCCAGCCAGAGCTTCAGTAAGGCCGCGAGGCTCAAGTGGCAGTCCCTCGAGCGGCGGATTATCGACATCGTCATGCAGAGGATGACCATCGTCAACCTGGAGGCCGACATGGAACGGCTCATCAAG AAAAGGGAGGAGCTGTTcctcctgcaggaggctctccgGAGAAAGCGTGAGCGGCTGCAGGCCGAGAGCccggaggaggagaaggggctaCAGGAGCTGGCAGAGGAGATCGAGGTGCTGGCGGCCAACATCGACTACATCAATGACAGCATCACCGACTGCCAGGCCACCATCGTGCAGCTGGAAGAGACCAAG GAGGAGCTGGACTCCACAGACACGTCGGTGGTCATCAGCTCCTGCTCCCTGGCCGAAGCCCGCCTCCTGCTGGACAACTTTCTCAAGGCGTCCATCGACAAG GGGCTGCAGGTGGCACAGAAGGAGGCTCAGATCCGGCTGCTGGAAGGACGGCTGAGGCAGACCGACATCGCAGGTTcctcccagaaccacctgctcctgGACGCCCTGCGCGAGAAGGCCGAGACGAATCCTGAGCTGCAGGCGCTCATCTACAACGTGCAGCAGG agAACGGCTACGCCAGCACTGATGAGGAGATCTCAGAGTTCTCGGAGGGGAG CTTCTCCCAATCGTTCACCATGAAAGGCTCCACCAGCCACGATGATTTCAAGTTCAAG GGCGAGCCCAAGCTGTCTGCCCAGATGAAGGCCGTGTCGGCCGAGTGCCTGGGGCCCCCGCTGGACGTCTCCACCAAGAACATCACCAAGTCGCTGGCCTCCCTCGTGGAGATCAAGGAAGACGGAGCGGGCCTCTCCCTCCGAGACCAGTACTACCGGGACAAGGTCTCGCGCACCATCAGCCTGCCCACCAGAGGCAGTACCTT CCCCCGGCAGTCTCGAGGCACGGAGACGTCCCCTCTGACCCGAAGGAAGTCGTATGACCGAGGACAGCCCATTAG GTCCACGGACGTGGGATTCACGCCCCCCTCGTCCCCTCCCACGCGGCCCCGCAGTGACCGTAACGTCTTCTCCCGTCTCACCAGCAATCAGAGCCAGGGCTCAGCGCTGGACAA GGGCATCATCACCCCGGTTGGAGGAGCCAAGGGTGCGCGGACGGCCCCACTGCAGTGCGTCTCCATGGCCGAGGGCCACACCAAGCCCATCCTCTGCCTGGATGCCACGGACGAGCTGCTCTTCACGGGCTCCAAAG ACCGCAGCTGTAAGATGTGGAACTTGGTCACGGGGCAGGAGATCGCAGCCCTCAAGGGCCACCCCAACAACGTGGTCTCCATCAAGTTCTGCAGCCACTCGGGCCTGGTGTTCTCCGTGTCCACCTCCTACATCAAGGTGTGGGACATCCGGGACTCGGCCAAGTGCATACGCACGCTCAC GTCCTCGGGCCAGGTGACCTCTGGTGACGCCTGTGCCGCCACGTCCACCCGCGCCATCGCCAGTGCACAGGGAGAGCACCAGATCAACCAGATTGCCCTCAGCCCTTCGGGCACCATGCTGTACGCGGCCTCCGGCAACGCCGTCCGCATCTGGGAGCTCAGCAG GTTCCAGCCCGTCGGCAAGCTGACTGGCCACATCGGCCCCGTGATGTGCCTGACCGTCACCCAGACCGCCAGCCAGCACGATCTGGTGGTGACCGGCTCCAAGGACCACTACGTTAAG ATGTTCGAGCTGGGGGAGTGCGTGGCGGGCACCATCGGCCCCACCCACAACTTCGAGCCCCCGCACTATGACGGCATCGAATGCCTCGCCATCCAGGGAGACATCCTGTTCAGCGGCTCCCGGGATAACGGCATCAAGAAGTGGGACCTGGAACAGCAGGAGCTCATCCAG CAAATCCCCAACGCACACAAGGACTGGGTGTGCGCCCTGGCCTTCGTGCCGGGCCGCCCCATGCTGCTGAGCGCCTGCCGGGCAGGCGTCATCAAGGTCTGGAACGTGGACAATTTCACGCCCATCGGGGAGATCAAGGGCCATGACAGCCCCATCAACGCCATCTGCACCAACGCCAAGCACATCTTCACCGCCTCCAG TGACTGCCGGGTAAAGTTGTGGAATTACGTCCCTGGACTCACCCCCTGCCTTCCTCGCCGAGTCCTGGCCATAAAGGGCCGCGCCACCACCTTGCCCTGa